The following DNA comes from Rhinolophus sinicus isolate RSC01 linkage group LG06, ASM3656204v1, whole genome shotgun sequence.
AAAGTTTTAAGAAACAGCCTCAGGCCAAGCTGCTGTTGAGGAAGTTGCTCTCCGCACTCCCACAGTCCTCTCGTGAGCCTCGTGGAAACTCCTCCCCGCCGTCAGACCAGTGCTGGTTGTACGTCCCTAAGCCACGCTTTGGTCCAGTCTTGGGGACATTGCTCTGCAGCAATAGATTGAATTCCCTTCCTCACAGTGGCTACTGGAGAGTTCGCAGCCTAATTCCTGGCCCACCTCTGAGAAGTTACAGATATCTTACTTGTTTTGTCTACTGCCCTCCCCACCGccagctttattttgttttcctactttaattttctcctcaccatttgttcactttttaaaagctcattcAAGTATACATATTTGAGTATAGTACCTTAAATTCTTTTAGAAACAATCAGATTAACTGTACACAAAAGCATCTTTGCATAGCgggttcttagtttttgtttttgtgttaaaAAGCTGTGTTGTGCTAGCAACAGTGTTCTCTTGCTGCTGGTGAATCTGTCTTCCTACCTAATGACATTTTTCCCTGTCTGCTCCCGGACAAATTAAATCCACGTGTAATCCCCAAACCAGGACTGATGTTGAGACAGTCTAAACTATACCCATGTCCTCAAAGCTCATATAGATCAGTAAGTATGACTGCTCCTTAGGGGAACAGAGGATTAAATGGGTATTCAGTTATTTGGAAACagacaaacatgcacacacacacgtggctTTTGCTTGGTTAGCCCATAGCATTAGGGTACGGTCTGGTGGCCTGCTGACTCCGTCCCTttaggctgctgtaacaaattaccagagaCTGGGCGGCTTCAACAACaaacattgatttctcacagttctggaagctgggaagtccaagatcagggtgccaggcTGATTGGGTTCTGCTGAGACCCCCTTCTGGGTTGCAGATTGCCAACTGCTCTCTGCTGGTTCACATGGTGGAAAGTAGAGAACAAGCTCTTTGGGGTCCCTTTTattagggcactaatcccattcatgaggactccaccctcGTGGCCTAaacatctcccaaaggccccacctcctaacccCATCACATTGCAGTTTAGGCTTCAACATGTTTGGGGGGTAAGGGGGAGGCACACACAGTCAGTCCCTAGcaccctcttttctttctccaccctAAGTAGAAAAGAGGATCGGATCAAAACTGGATGCTTTCACTGCCCAGCCCCTGACATGGAATCCcatttgaagaaaattttctgaTTGACACATCTGCAgaattaaaactagaaatagGAGTCAGTGTTACTAGCTGGACATGCAGCTCTAACAGCTGCCCGTCGGGGCAGTTTGTACCTTCTTGTCTCAAGTCTTGGAGGATGTGCTCAGAACAAAATGGTTTTTCGCCTCAGGAGCAACACTGAGCTCTCGTTTTGGTTCTTGGGGCTTCTGTCCTCTCAGGTCAGAGACCATGCTGTGCTCACCTGTGAGTACTTGGTGTCCATCACCCTGCACCAGCGAGGTGCTTTAAACGTGGTTCCAGTCAGAGTGTGCAGCCCGCAGGTTGAGTGGCTGGGGTGCTCTGCACTCGGGAACAActgctcttcctcttccctctgcctcgCTCTCGGAAGTCTTCCCGGAAGGGCAAAGGAAACCACGGAGCCTGGCTTAGAGCCTCAGTGTTTTGgttttggtggggttttttttttataactattttttattttaacagtaaGCTTGTCGCAAAAAGTTTATACTTCAAGTTACTTGACTGTATATATAAGAATATGAGTACGTTTCAGCAACCCCAGGTTTTGATTAGCACAGTATAGACGCTTCCTCCCCAAcgttattgagaaataattgacagatgtaattgtatgtatttaaagtgtacaacgtAAGGATGTGATATACATTATGGGGTGATTACCAAAATCAAGATAATTaaactttgtaagcgggcattttcccgccaaatcgcgtcgtaacgcggggcttttttgacattttctcgccaaaattagactttccataaaatattcatatctttcgatctatttgatatttttctatgaaactttcagtgtttcagtttaaaaagaggtgcaaaatatgtgttgTTCTCGTCTCCCacgctttggtataaaaagcgatatgacgagtttactcgtttcccgcaaaaaatgtgttaacacGTCTGCCCCCTCAAATAGCtaagtctttgtgtgtgtgtgtggtaaaagtGCTTAAAATCTATTCTCAGCaaagtttcaaatatataatatttaactaTAGACACCGTGCTGTGTATTGTAATCGCAGAACTTATTCGTCtaataactgaaagtttgtaccctctgaccttcatctccccattttcccatCCCCCATGTCCtgcctggcaaccaccattctattctgtGTCTgaaatcagctttttttttagattccacataagtgaTACCAAACAATATTTATCTtgctctgtcttattttacttagcgtAATGCTCTCCAGATgcagccatgttgtcacagatgacagaatttccttctttttatggctgaataacattgctctgtgtgtgtgtgtgtgtgtgtgtgtgtgtgtgtgtcctttattcatcttttgaaggctgtatcttggctattgtaaatgatgctgccgTGAACATGGGAGTGTAAATATCCCTTCAAGTGATTGCGTTTCCTTCGGGTGTGTGtctacaagtggaattgctggctcttACGGTAGtttgagttttaatttcttgaggaaccgccatactggtTTCTTTAGTGACTGTACCAGGTCACATTCCCACgagcagtgcacaagggctccctttgctccacatccctGTCAACACTGatgtcttgtctttttgataatagccttCGTACCAGGCGTGAGGTACTAGGTGTTATCATTGgggttttgagttgcatttctctgacgatgaATGacgttgaacaccttttcatgtgcttattggccgtTTGGATGTCTGCTTTGGGAAAATCtgtgttcaagtcctttgccctatttttaattggattatttgctgTTTTGCTGtagagttgtatgtgttctttatatactttggatagtGACCGCTTATTAGGGGTtaaggtttgcaaatattttctcccactctgtaggttgccttttcaatttattgattgtttcctttgctgtgcagaagctttctagtttgaggagtcccacttgtttattttaacttttattgccTCAAGCCTTGGTTTTGTTCCGTTGTGGGCATataggaaatgagaaagagaatttTTAGGTACTGCTGCCGTCGGTATCGtatgttcttccttctcttcatctCCTAGCTCCCTGATCTTCTCATCCTCTTTCCCAGAAGCATTGTGCTGGCTTCTGAGCATGTCACATTCCCCTGTGCGCCTTAGGAAGTCTCTGTTAGAATACCTGCCTCGTGGGAAGCCCTACTCCAGTGTATTTCTTCtcacttcatttctttgaaaatccCCATGATTCTTGTTTTTAAGGTTAAGTAGGTTCCCAACAATCAAAGGACTGTCGATGCAATGAAAATACTGGGTAAGAATCCCAGCTTACCTCACATTGACTGGCTCGGGGCGGATGGTTCTTTCTGGCAAGGACAAACGACTTCCTAAAGGTCAGAATTATTTGACATCTGTTATGGCAAAGGCTAGTTCGCCCAACTAGAAGGTAAGAGTGTTGGTTTGCGAAGTATTTTGAAGCCAAGGATGGCATTGGCCTCTGGGGGCTTAGGTGGGTAGACCGGATCTGACCTCTACCAGGGGCTGCTGCCCTCCGTAAAAGGCCCTCCCCTTTTCATTTTGGGCTTCCTGCTCCTCCCTTGGTGTCCCTGAAGACTGCAACAAACTCAGTGCCTTTCTCACTGTTCACCCTCTGATTTTTCACTTATACTTTTTACCTTGCTCTAAGTGGTAATGGTGATCATTTAAAAccgaacacattttaaaagtttattgtagaaggaaaagaaattttgaatgtttaaaacagactatcatattttatttttacaaagcaaaatGCTTATATACAGCATGAGTTATTCAGCATAGTGCCATCTGCCTTCATTTGTTTCAGCCCCTTTTCATAGACAAGGTAGAAGAGGAAGCTCTTCTCTGAAAAAGGAAATGTAGGTGTGTCTGTGACTGTGAGTAGTTGAAGGCAGTTTTGTGCACGCATCCACAAGGGGACCTTCCCCCACCTCCCGTAGGCGCTCCCTGGCCACTGCGGGACCCACTTCCTGCTTTCAGTGCTGTGCCCTGGTGGAGGCCAAGCAGGGGAGGTGCTCAGAGGCCAGTGGCAAGGCCCAGTGCCCTCCAGTCAAGTCCAGCCTGGGTCAGCTCACCTCCAGCAGAATAACTTTTGTCTTTAACAAGAAAATGTGCCAGCGAAAGGTAGTTTCATTGGGTTCCAAAGTAGAATCTCCTCTCTCCCACCACCctcttccattcctttctctAACACCCAGGGCCTCTCCTTGAGAATCAAAATACTACGGTTCCTTTCAGCAAAAGGACTTATTGTCTGCCCTCACATAAGCTTAGGCCATGCAGAAAATGGGGAATGTGATCTCACAGTTACTTTTCTTTCATAGAAAAACCATGTGGAAACACTTGCTATGTCAGGGACCACAGCAGATAAAGCCCACTCTGGGCAGCCCCCTGAGAAGTACGTGTCAGGACCCATTGTGTTTAAATACTGCATCCTGTTGACTGTAACATCCTTGGTACATGCAGTTGTATTGCGCTCCTCAGAGACTGGCTCTCGTATTGGAGATTGTAGGCCGTTTCCGTCCACACCCTTgctgccctctctcccctcctccgtccctgcccagcccccatgAGTCTCCATTTCTCCCGCCCTGCTCCACAGCAGGCCTCCTTTTAGGGCTGGAAGTTTTCCGGGCGGATTTTCATCTCCACTCGTTTGAGGGAGTAGGTGGAGCCGTGCCAGCCATACCAGGTGATGCCATCCAGGTGCCTGTTGTGCTCCCCGAGGCGGTAGAAGACCCCGTTGAGGTTGGAGTCTGTGCAGCAGTTGTACcaatacccacctggcacaagAGAACAGCTGGTGAGCCGGCTACGTCCTCCCCTCGGCAGTGGCTGGCAGACTAGGCCACAGGGATTTGCGAACGTGGTTTTGGAACAGTAGTTAAGCAGTTAGAGCcgacagaaaaaggaaatgccaGAGCCAGAATACTGGCCGTGCGGTTATAACTCACACTCCCTCCCGAGCTCCCCGTCCCCAGTCTCACCTTTGCGGAGCTGCGCGCACTTATCCAAGCAGTTGTCATTGTCCTTGTCCCTGGTGCTGAAGGCCGTGTTGTTGTGATAGACGAGGGCGTCATTCCCCACGTTGCCACTGTAGTTTCCCAGGAAGAGGCGGTAGCTGTTCAATTCGTTGCCCAAAACAAAGCGGCTGTACTCAGCGTAGCGCGTGCTGCCCTCCCAGTCCTGTCCGGGATGAGGCAGGGCCTTAGAAAAGCTGCCGCAGGGCGTCATTTCACCCCAccctgcctcttctctctccagcacCTCTCTCCATACATCTTTTTCCTGCTAGAAATCTAGGAAGGCTTTATTACTTCTTTACTTCTAAGCCTGAGAATCAGAAAGCAAGGGTCCTCGGCCAAACTTTTCTCCTGCGTCGCCATCCGGCCTTGATTACCCTCTCTTTCTGTATCTGTACACATGTGCTTTTGCAATATCCCACTTAGAGGTATCGTAAGAGTAATTTAGCGAAGCTGCAAGGCCTCTGACGAGGGCCACCGACCAGTATCGGTAAGGTCTGCACATAGAGGCCCTCGTGCCTCAGGTCGCTGACTTGGATTTCTTGGCTCTGGCCTGAGACCACCCTCTCCCCGTGCACCTGCAGCCTCACTTTTCTGAAAACTAGGAAAGCACCTATTCTTCCTCAGCCATCCTGCAACCTGAAGGGAAACCGCCATAATAAGTACACAAGCCTGCAGTGGGTAAGAATAGGATCGGCGCCCCCGGACTCGTTTGCAGCTGTACGTGCTGGCCTGGTGCGGTCCTGGCACTGGGCTTCTGCTCACCTCCAGCTCCACACGTAGCCGGCTTGGCCGTCGAGAGAGCCGGTGGATGTGTTCGTTCCCCAGCCAGAAGTCCCCGCGGATGCTGCCGAAGCCCTGCTTGTACTGCTTCCAGTCCCGGTGGAAGGAGACAAGGCCACTCTTTCGTCTCTGAATGATGGTCCAGCCACCGCCCGCCGTCTCCATGTCACAGAACACCTGGAGCAGAGAGGAGGCTCTGTCAGGGACCCACAGAGGCAGGACGTGGGGGTGGACCTCACCTCCCTCTCCCATCCCTGCAGAGCTAGTGGCCGTGGGCATGATTCTGCCCCAGTGTGGGCAAGCGGGGCAGAGGGTGTTTGCTGAGGAAGAATGACCAGAACTGACGGGGGGACCTAGGAAGGGCACGTGGACCTGGAAGGGAAAACTCCAGGTACTTCTGACAGGCTCCCGCGTggcctctcttttctccccagaCAGTAACTGCCCTGGGATGCGGCAGGAGATTTCCGCTAGTTAGGTGGTGGTTCTAGAAGTATCTGGTCTATGTTGGAAAATGGGTGTTTGGGTGATAATGATTTGAAAGGGCAAAATAGAtgcctggattttttttcccttgtaaatTGAGTGTTGGGACAGCTCCCTGgtatttggtgtgtttgtttcTCCATCTTAAGTTTCCCTTTCCTTGGACTTTGACTAAGCCTGTTGTCCCCAGCCCTTTGAGGGTGTGGAGGACAGATGTGGAACATAGGCAGTGGGCGGTGACGACCTCACCTCCAGCTCAGGGCTGCCCAGGAAGTCGTCAGGAGGAAGCTTATACACGCCAGAGATGCGGTAGTTCTTCTGGTAGAGGGACGAGCAGTCATACATGGCATCTGCAAAGGGGACAGACCACAGGGGTGAGCAGCCGGGCCCGGGCTCCCAGGCAGGTAGGCCTTCCTGCTGCATCGAAATGGAAGGTGTGAAAACCGAGACTTCATTTCTACTACAAAATTCACGAGCCTTCATCACTAGGCAGCATCTGAATGTGGGAGAGGTGGGCCTTGGGATCCCAAGCGGGCGTGTATTTTGGCTTCACTGGTGATGGGGAAACCTTCACGCAGAGTGCATCAGCGAACAGGACAGTCAAACAGGTGGTTTCAGGTTTTTTCTGAAATCAATTATCCTGCTATAGTTCTAAGCCATGAGTTCTGGAAATATTACAGGGTGTGAGGGCCACATAACAGATGCGCTAATAGAGTCAACTTGTGAGTATCTCATAGGGTTGGTctggttttattgttgtttcttgATTGGTTGGTTTTGTTGTTCTTCAGAGGTAAtggctactaccgtgtttccccaaaaataagacctagctagacaatcagctctaatgcatcttttggagcaaaaattaatataagacccggtcttatataaggcctggtattatactgtacatattatattatatacccgatattatattatatattgtattgtattatattacataatatattagACCCAGAATTATATtaggcccggtcttatataaggcccggtcttacaTAAGTTCTGgccttatataagacccagtcttatattatagtaaaataagattgggtcttatattaatttttgctccaaaagacacattagagctgattgtccggctattattaggtcttattttcggggaaacacagtaggaccCTAATTAAGGGAGAAAGATTTATGACCGTATCTTTCCCCCGTTAATCTACCACTGCTAGCCAAACGAAAATGCACTCTGAGGAACCCTTGGAGGCTTTCCCCTGGCATGGTtattaaaacaaggaaatgagaGCGTTGGGCTGGCTGGTTTTCACTCTGGGGttgatttaaatgttttcccGGCTGCCCTGGGGGCTCCTGCTGTAACCAGACTTCGTCCCCTTGTTCTAAATAGCAAAGACATTGGGGAAGGGACAGCCTTTCCTGATGGGAGTCAGAGCAGGAGCTCTAGCTGTCCAGAGACGCTTCCTGCCCTCTGTGCCTTGGGAGTCTTTTCTTGGGACCACCGCGCTGGGTGTTAGAGAAGAGCACACAGATGGGCCGACGGCAACACTTCCACTGTGGGAATTGTCAGAGGCAGAGCACGTTGGGGAGGGGCAAGGCTTGTCTTTGCCCTAAGAGATCTCACTTCCTATTACTGATGAAAACATCAACTTACTGCTTTCTCCCAGGGGCTGCCTGCTCTCAGAGTATAAATGTGACCCAGCACCTGATTctctaagaaaaataaggaatgGTGTCctgggcaggaagaggaagaggcccaGCAGGAGAGCTGTGCTTGACTCTAAGAAACTCCCTGCGGGGAGGTGAGAAAACCCCATTtggaggagcaggaaggaagtGGCAGGGTCAGGTTCCTCTGTCTAGCCTGGTCTTCTGTGTGTCTGGGTTCATCTCAGACCAAATCAGGATTCACTTGTCTGGAAAAGGGCCGGAGAATACCTTTCTAGTCCCAAACTGGAGGGTCAGAAAGTACATGCTTAGAGACTGATTTACATACCTTAGTTTAGATAGATTTATAATCTTACCTttaaatgcaagaaaacagaatttttaagcTTAACTTCatgttaaaactttttctttatttgaactGAGGGTAACCAGTGACTTGCTCTGTTCTTTGCCATTGACTAGGTTCATAGTGGGACCAAAAAGTTTGTATGTCAACAACAAATGACATATTTATAGGGTATGCTCCTTACAACTAATTGCCTGATGATTTCGGAAAACCAGATTTCTCTCTAAACAGTCAACTCACCTTGGCCCGTCTGAGCCAAGCTAACCAGAAAGTGAAAGTTATTTTGCAAGAGAAGACATTAAATGTGTCTTCTGTTTGGCCTCCTCAACACCCCCATTTCAGCATTACATTTTCTCATGGAGCTGGTGAGAGCTAAGTAGAAATATCAGACTTGAGCCTTGAGGAGCAGGAGCCTGTCTTTCCTAAGCACATAAGGAGTTCTTAGGCTCTGGGCAGTGTCCTTACACTTCATTCTGAGCTGCTAAGAGGAGTCGGGTTTGCACAGAGGACACAAAATTCCATTTATGCCCACTCCACGGAATGGTAGGCAGATGAGAGAACTGTTTTTGGCAACATTGCTTCCAGAGCAACAGATGTTACGGTTTTTGTGTTCACTCCTCCTCCCTTGGGACTGAGGGTACAGCTGGTCACCCCTGGGGGACCAATCAGGAAGACCTGACCCCCGTTTCTGagatttgctgtgtgactttgggcaaagcACGTAATCTCTCTGTGCTCCAAGGTGGCCATTCATACCCTCAGTTGCTGAAACATCATGTGAGTAGGAGAGACCTGTGAAGGTACTGGGTAAATCTACAGAACATCGGACATCAAAAGAGTTACTCCGTAAGCCTTtaccaaagagaaaatagagcTGCTGGCAAGTACCAAGAGAGTGTACCCCACAAGAACCCCCAGTAATTGACCTGACAACATGTTAATCTAGAAGCAGTGCTACCGACGGGGATGCTCGGCTGTTTGGGGGTCAGGTGGTGAGC
Coding sequences within:
- the ANGPTL7 gene encoding angiopoietin-related protein 7; the protein is MPAKTLSAMTWLCIFVLAFVSHPVWPQKPPKRKTPAQPKVATCCEEVKELKAQIANLSSLLSELSKKQERDWVSVVMQVMELESSTKRMEARLTDAESKYSDMNNQIDIMQLQAAQTVTQTSADAMYDCSSLYQKNYRISGVYKLPPDDFLGSPELEVFCDMETAGGGWTIIQRRKSGLVSFHRDWKQYKQGFGSIRGDFWLGNEHIHRLSRRPSRLRVELEDWEGSTRYAEYSRFVLGNELNSYRLFLGNYSGNVGNDALVYHNNTAFSTRDKDNDNCLDKCAQLRKGGYWYNCCTDSNLNGVFYRLGEHNRHLDGITWYGWHGSTYSLKRVEMKIRPENFQP